ATGAAGCGGGCTGGTTTTGGTTATTGCCTTCTTCAGGTAAAAAATAATGTGTTTTCATGGTCATATTATAATATGCAAGGTTTTTGAGGATCTTTTTTACAACTTCTATTTATATTCTAGTCCCTGCATTTCAATATTTTTCTGACTTCATAATATGCTATGTTCCAGAGAACTGTTTATTTCATTCTTGTTGTTAGTGTGTTTCTCAACATCCTTGCCTTTATGGTCACCGACCGAAATTGCTTCCTGTATTTAGCCGTTGCTTTCGCCGTATCTCTCGGTGTGTATTCGGGGTTCTTCCGTATGCaaatcaaaagaaaattcaaTATTATGGTAAGAAATTCTACTtatcatcatgcttgattcttagGGATTGACATAAATGTTTCAACTAGGTGTCTAAAAGACCAACTAGATTGATACAAAGCCTGTTTTGCataaaatttgtaacatgttaCATGGTACTTTACATAACAACATAATCACACGGTAGTGCGAATAGCAGCATAGACATCGATTATGGTTTTACTGATATCGTACTGTTGTCGGAAATGCTTGTTTGCAGGGTACTGATAACTTGTTAGATGATTGCATCTACCATCTAATCTGCCCTTGCTGTACATTATCACAGGTTCTTGTTCCTACCAAACTGTGTTTGAACTTTTTGCTTAAAAGTTTCATTCAATTAGCTTCATTTTTGTTTGGACATGGAGCAGGAATCCAGAACACTAGAGATGAACAATGTCCAAGACGGTACATGGCATGGTCGTGGTGATATATGCATAGGAAGCCACATCGAAGGGAACAGACCATTCTTTGAGCTCCACCATCCTCATCCTATATCAATTAAGATTCCGGAGCCCTGCAGTATGCAAAACGGTTTAAATGGATTTCAATAAAGTTCGAACACGAGAAGCTTATACACCATGACTGCAGTAGATGCTTGTGAAAAATTGTATTCTTTGTACTATACTAGTATTTCATCATTGAATTTGGCATATTGACATATGCTCTCCATTGCAGGCTTTTGGTTTTTCACAAATGCAAAAAATTTGTTTACATGATGGTATTGTCTTTCCTAAATTTCTTGCAGGCCTACAGGATATAATCTTTTAACATGATAAAGGAAAATGAAATGGTTTTGCCAGTGTGGTAAGAATCAGACCAATTAGACTGCCGGTTCAATAGTAAGTGGTATCGGTTGAACCATCAGTTATTGATTCAACCTATCGGTCTGATCCGGTTCTGACAACCATAAAATTGTACATGTTATGGTAGTTGCGGGAGGGGAGGGAGGTTGGACTTCAAATTTGGGGTAATGGTAGTTAGATTAGATAGCTATTGTTTAACTTACAGCTTTCTCTTTTGGTAGATTTGCTTTTAATGGTAAAAATATCATCGAAATTCTTGTACTGGGACTTAAGTTATATTTTGttcattttattcaaaaataagtaaattaattattgtatattagattaaatattaaattaatcttTTTGTTAAGAATTTCATTTATTTGTATTGTACGTCAACATAAGGTACATGTAGTATACCACTTGTCATTATTTGGTTATTTCATTAACCATGCTAACTTTTAACAGAAACCACCAATTTGTTAtttgatctaacatataaaaattaatttacgtatttttgaataaaaaataaaatacaatttgacTCCTAATACAAAAATcttcataatacttttactattttCCATCTGAAAAAAAAATAGAGGTTGACAAGGTAATTACATCATCAATCACTGTTCCCATAATAAATTTGTAATCCTGATAATTACCCAATTGACCCTTTCTGTGTGTGTTTCTCAATCAATTTGGTGGGTAACTATCTTTAAAAGTATGACATTCATTATAAAATTTAGGATggaattaattagtttaattgattgaattggaaagatgaaattagtgaattaattttttataaacataaatactcctatttttctatttttaggtattttctggttttctaatttttaaaaattcaaaacaaaattaaaagaggaAGGAAAAATGAGTTTCATGCTCCCTCTTTCTTTTGGTTTCTGGCCACGTTTATCTTCCATTTTAATTTCACAAGAAAACAAACAAGTCAATAATTCTAATAATAAGATATTCATTAATAAAAGTCAATCAAGATGccacttatttatttattcatttattcaacTACTTCTTTTAATATCACTATATAATTACATCAACCCGTTAAATCCTttcttgaataaaattttatattttaattttaattatataaaatatcctTTTATTAAAAATCCCATCGACACCATTGGTAAAGATAGAGACTTTGGGTTGTAAGTAAAGACAAAGTTAAATGAcccaaaatgaaatttttaattttaatctctcttaaaatttaaaattcaattatactctctaaaaaacatataatttataatttaatttttgaaaaattataaaattttacattaatacatttataaaattatattttacctcccttaaaaaattttaatttaaatttagtcCGTCCAAAAATAATTTTAGCTTTGCCTCTTGTCTTAAATACCTCACTTTGAAACCCATTATACACAATTCTAAGTGTGGGTCTTGAGTTCCATTACTTGTGGATTTTAGTCTAATATATCAGTTTTAGTATAGattacattatttttaatttatttgtatttaatgGCGAAGCGTAGTGGAGATTCAAGGAGTCATGGTCTCTCTAAatagtaaattttaatttaaatttttataatttataatattttaaattaataataataaaattatactgttaaaatgataaaattatatttttattgtgtgtaaatatataatttaattctctATCCTCCCAACAATTTGAGATTCCGCCACTGTAtttgtataatttaatttaatcaaaattgaaTGTAATTAGATAGAGAATCAAATTGGGAATGCCATCAACCTCAGCTACCTAACCCTCATGTAAGCTCCTTTTGACATGCAAAATTTGTAGTAGACCAGGctgtttgtttttttttgtaaTCACTTCATTAAAATATTTGCTTTTTCAACTCCCTCATCGATGCTTACaatgaactttttttttcttcaactaaCACACCATTACCAGATTCCTTATCAAATTGAAACTCTAAATAAGCAACAACACGACGTTCAAATTCGGTACACTATATTACCTTTGTCGTCTCTGTGTTTCGTTTAACGAATAAAGATTTTTTTACCCACTGACTCTAATTTTGTACTATCTGTTCTCATGCAGGTGACCTGAAAGTTGAAACAGCCCAATATATTTGCAATTTGATTATCAGCCAAATCTGGGTTTTATTTACTTTGTTGCAGAGATGGCAAAATCAGTTGAAAATAGAGCTTTAAAGAAAGGTGCATGGAGTCCTGAAGAAGATAAGAAATTAATTGCTTATATTAAGAGATATGGGATTTGGAATTGGGCAGAAATGGCTAAACCAGCAGGTAAAAAAACCCAGAAATTGATTGCt
The Gossypium arboreum isolate Shixiya-1 chromosome 10, ASM2569848v2, whole genome shotgun sequence genome window above contains:
- the LOC108488032 gene encoding uncharacterized protein LOC108488032, which produces MAELNKQDKVVVNGNEEREETRLLEVMVALDFDMLLASQQTQGKWKEIGSSREENADFSGVLRMWEGEVVLDFMDDRRVALESACCPCYRFGKNMKRAGFGYCLLQRTVYFILVVSVFLNILAFMVTDRNCFLYLAVAFAVSLGVYSGFFRMQIKRKFNIMGTDNLLDDCIYHLICPCCTLSQESRTLEMNNVQDGTWHGRGDICIGSHIEGNRPFFELHHPHPISIKIPEPCSMQNGLNGFQ